A single region of the Microlunatus panaciterrae genome encodes:
- a CDS encoding ATP-binding cassette domain-containing protein, with product MTSTTSSTAEPSSTPVLEATGLVKLFGRVVGLRGVDLRLFPGEVLAVIGDNGAGKSTLIKCLSGAMTPDQGTVKVDGRVVHFRATQDARAAGIETVYQTLAVAPALDIASNLYLAREIRRPGFAGTVLRMLDTKAMRQHASDHIKSLGISTLQNIDQAVETLSGGQRQIVAVARTGAFGSKVVILDEPTAALGVRETAQVLRLVRDLRDKGMGVILISHNMPNVFETADRIHVQRLGGGAGVISPKTHSMQDAVAIMTGAMTVPEAEQSLR from the coding sequence ATGACCAGCACAACGTCGTCGACCGCCGAACCCTCCAGCACACCGGTGCTGGAGGCGACCGGCCTGGTCAAGCTCTTCGGCCGCGTCGTCGGGCTGCGGGGCGTCGACCTCAGGCTCTTCCCGGGCGAGGTGCTCGCTGTCATCGGCGACAACGGGGCCGGCAAGTCCACCTTGATCAAGTGCCTCTCCGGTGCCATGACACCCGACCAGGGCACCGTCAAGGTCGACGGCAGAGTCGTCCACTTCCGCGCCACCCAGGACGCGCGCGCCGCCGGCATCGAGACGGTCTACCAGACGCTGGCGGTGGCACCGGCCCTCGACATCGCCAGCAACCTCTACCTGGCACGTGAGATCCGGCGCCCAGGTTTCGCCGGCACCGTGCTGCGGATGCTCGACACCAAGGCGATGCGCCAACATGCCAGCGACCACATCAAGAGCCTCGGCATCAGCACCCTGCAGAACATCGACCAGGCGGTCGAGACCCTGTCGGGTGGCCAGCGCCAAATCGTCGCCGTCGCCCGGACGGGGGCGTTCGGCAGCAAGGTTGTCATTCTCGACGAGCCGACGGCCGCCCTGGGTGTACGCGAGACCGCTCAGGTGCTGCGACTGGTCCGTGACCTGCGGGACAAGGGCATGGGGGTGATCCTGATCAGTCACAACATGCCCAACGTGTTCGAGACCGCCGACCGGATCCACGTCCAGCGACTGGGCGGTGGGGCCGGTGTGATCAGCCCCAAGACCCACTCGATGCAGGACGCGGTGGCGATCATGACCGGCGCCATGACCGTGCCCGAGGCC
- a CDS encoding ABC transporter permease subunit: MTTVGNETPTSAEDLLSRKHTPAERIQHVLHSNPALSPLIVLVLSVIIFGLVADNFMRPQALSLLVQQMAVVGALAVGQTLVILTAGVDLSNGMAMVLASLVMVKLNHDQGVPGALALIIGIVVAIGTGALNGALVTRVHLPPFIVTLGTFSIFTAISLLYAQGQTVTLEPNAFLLWTGQTLTIGSVSVTWGVILMLLLYVVVGFALRNTAWGRHLYATGDDAEASRLAGISTGRVLLSAYVVSGVAVGVAAWIVCGRVGGADPNAGLNYNLLSITAVVIGGTSLFGGRGLVVGSLIGALIVQVFNSGLALAGVDPNYQVLATGILVILAVSVDQWIRRVKA; this comes from the coding sequence GTGACCACCGTCGGGAACGAGACCCCAACATCGGCCGAGGATCTCCTGAGCCGTAAGCACACTCCAGCAGAACGCATCCAGCACGTCCTGCACAGCAACCCCGCCCTCAGCCCACTGATCGTCCTGGTGCTCTCGGTGATCATCTTCGGCCTGGTGGCCGACAACTTCATGCGCCCGCAGGCACTCTCGCTGCTGGTGCAGCAGATGGCCGTGGTGGGGGCGCTGGCCGTCGGTCAGACGCTGGTGATCCTGACCGCCGGCGTCGACCTGTCGAACGGGATGGCGATGGTGCTGGCCTCGCTGGTGATGGTCAAACTGAACCACGACCAGGGGGTGCCGGGCGCCCTCGCGTTGATCATCGGCATTGTGGTGGCCATCGGCACCGGAGCGCTGAACGGTGCGCTGGTCACCCGGGTGCACCTGCCACCGTTCATCGTCACACTGGGCACCTTCTCGATCTTCACCGCCATCTCACTGCTGTACGCCCAAGGCCAGACGGTGACCCTGGAGCCCAACGCCTTCCTGCTCTGGACCGGTCAAACCCTGACGATCGGCAGCGTCAGCGTCACCTGGGGCGTGATCTTGATGCTGCTGCTCTATGTGGTGGTGGGCTTCGCTCTCCGCAATACCGCCTGGGGGCGGCATCTGTACGCGACCGGGGACGACGCGGAGGCCTCCCGGCTGGCCGGCATCTCGACCGGCCGGGTCCTGCTCAGCGCCTATGTGGTGTCCGGCGTCGCCGTCGGTGTCGCTGCCTGGATCGTCTGCGGCCGGGTCGGCGGCGCGGACCCGAACGCGGGTCTGAACTACAACCTGCTGAGCATCACGGCCGTTGTCATCGGCGGCACCAGCCTGTTCGGTGGTCGGGGGCTGGTGGTGGGCAGCCTGATCGGGGCGCTCATCGTGCAGGTCTTCAACAGTGGGCTGGCGTTGGCGGGCGTCGACCCGAACTACCAGGTGCTGGCCACCGGCATCCTGGTCATCCTCGCCGTCTCCGTCGACCAGTGGATCAGAAGGGTCAAAGCATGA
- a CDS encoding substrate-binding domain-containing protein, translating to MGAQVNLRYDRRRARWLGWVICLVVALVASLAGCASSDTRVGVSLILKTQTNPYFVSMKKSAQEAADKLNVRLSVAAGTADGDTQNQINAIDTAIARGDKGILITSNGDAVNAALRQAKDNGLFVIALDTPLNPANTADITFATDNEQAGKLIGEYAATRLAGKPAVIAMLDLYNDQIVSVDINRDHGFLKGMGIDPGSKTQNAKEAKSGKYTAGGGGSYQIACHEPTQGAIDGGRTAMEQCLSANPDINVVYTINEPAGRGARAALTAAGKQDQAFIVTIDGSCQGIGDVKSGVFAADATQYPGKMAGLGVTAIAGLAKGGPRPEASSGKDFFDTGTSLVTAKPLQGLDSQTPDKAMTACWGK from the coding sequence ATGGGGGCACAGGTCAACCTGCGCTACGACCGCCGACGGGCGCGGTGGCTGGGCTGGGTGATCTGCCTCGTGGTCGCACTGGTCGCCTCGCTCGCCGGCTGCGCCTCCAGCGACACCAGGGTCGGTGTCTCCTTGATCCTCAAGACACAGACCAATCCCTACTTCGTCTCGATGAAGAAGTCCGCCCAGGAGGCGGCAGACAAGCTGAACGTGCGGCTCTCCGTTGCCGCCGGCACGGCCGACGGCGACACCCAGAACCAGATCAACGCGATCGACACCGCGATCGCACGCGGGGACAAGGGCATCTTGATCACCAGCAACGGTGACGCGGTGAACGCCGCTCTGCGGCAGGCCAAGGACAACGGCCTGTTCGTGATCGCGCTGGACACGCCGCTCAACCCGGCGAACACCGCCGACATCACCTTCGCCACCGACAACGAGCAGGCCGGCAAGCTGATCGGGGAGTATGCGGCCACCAGACTCGCCGGCAAACCGGCGGTGATCGCCATGCTCGACCTTTACAACGACCAGATCGTCTCGGTCGACATCAACCGCGACCACGGCTTCCTGAAGGGCATGGGCATCGACCCGGGCAGCAAGACCCAGAACGCCAAGGAGGCCAAGAGCGGCAAGTACACCGCAGGTGGTGGCGGCAGCTACCAGATCGCCTGCCACGAGCCGACCCAGGGCGCCATCGACGGTGGCCGGACGGCGATGGAGCAGTGTCTCTCGGCCAACCCCGACATCAACGTCGTCTACACCATCAACGAGCCCGCCGGCCGCGGTGCCCGGGCGGCCCTCACCGCAGCCGGCAAGCAGGACCAGGCGTTCATCGTCACCATCGACGGCAGCTGCCAGGGGATCGGCGACGTCAAGAGCGGTGTCTTCGCCGCCGACGCGACCCAGTACCCGGGCAAGATGGCCGGCCTCGGCGTCACCGCCATCGCCGGGCTCGCCAAGGGCGGCCCACGCCCAGAAGCCAGCTCCGGCAAGGACTTCTTCGACACCGGCACGTCACTGGTGACGGCGAAACCGCTGCAGGGTCTCGACAGCCAAACTCCCGACAAGGCCATGACGGCGTGCTGGGGTAAATAG
- a CDS encoding DUF427 domain-containing protein, with protein sequence MTRPEPLPVGPGQESAWDYPRPPRVEQSTERVEVVLGGAVIAGTSSSLRVLETSHPPTYYLPRDAFVNGSLRPCRGSSWCEWKGTARYFDLISGDVVAPRAGWTYPDPSPGFAPLRDHVAVMPGLVDACLVDGEKVVPQQGGFYGGWITSRVVGPFKGGPGTQGW encoded by the coding sequence GTGACACGACCCGAACCTCTTCCGGTCGGCCCCGGGCAGGAATCTGCCTGGGACTATCCGCGCCCACCACGGGTGGAGCAGAGCACCGAGCGGGTGGAGGTCGTGCTCGGCGGCGCCGTCATCGCCGGCACCAGCTCCTCCCTCCGGGTGCTGGAGACCAGCCATCCGCCGACGTACTACCTGCCCCGCGACGCCTTCGTCAACGGATCGCTCCGGCCCTGCCGCGGCTCGTCCTGGTGCGAGTGGAAGGGCACAGCCCGCTACTTCGACCTGATCAGCGGCGACGTGGTGGCCCCGCGGGCCGGGTGGACCTACCCGGACCCCAGCCCGGGCTTCGCGCCGCTTCGTGATCATGTCGCCGTGATGCCCGGACTGGTGGACGCCTGCCTCGTGGACGGGGAGAAGGTCGTCCCACAGCAGGGAGGGTTCTACGGCGGCTGGATCACGTCGCGCGTGGTGGGTCCGTTCAAGGGCGGCCCCGGTACCCAGGGTTGGTGA
- a CDS encoding VOC family protein: protein MEIIADLHVADIEAAKDFYAGYLGLSNEEFNLGWVARFTSPDTGANVQLVTRDAAASEDPVLSIKVEDVDAAYEDAQRRGYEIVHPLGTEPWGVRRFFVRAPDGNVLNIVQHH, encoded by the coding sequence GTGGAGATCATCGCTGACCTGCATGTCGCTGACATCGAAGCAGCGAAGGACTTCTACGCCGGCTATCTCGGACTGAGCAACGAGGAGTTCAACCTGGGATGGGTCGCTCGCTTCACCTCGCCCGACACCGGCGCGAACGTCCAGCTGGTGACCCGCGACGCCGCGGCGTCGGAAGACCCGGTCCTGTCCATCAAGGTGGAGGACGTCGACGCAGCGTACGAGGACGCCCAGCGGCGCGGCTACGAGATCGTGCACCCGCTCGGCACCGAGCCATGGGGGGTCCGTCGGTTCTTCGTCCGCGCACCCGACGGCAACGTCCTGAACATCGTGCAACATCACTGA
- the dnaB gene encoding replicative DNA helicase — protein MPSYRTDERRSNDRTPPQDLPAEQCVLGAMLMSKDAIADVVEVLRATDFYRPAHEQVFDAILDLYGRGEPADAITVAAELTKRGEIGRVGGAPYLHTLLASVPVAANAGYYAEIVREKAILRRLVNASIKIGQMSYAAEGDVTDIVDRAQAEVYGVTDRRASEDYKPLSELMQPTLDEIEAIGSRGGQLAGVPTGFVELDDLTNGLHAGQMIIVAARPGMGKSTLGLDLARSASIKHGLTSAIFSLEMSQIEITMRLLSAEANIPLNHIRNGKMSDDDWQRMARKMGEVSEAPLFIDDSPNLTMMEIRAKARRLRQRHDLKLVVIDYIQLMTSGKKVESRQLEVSEFSRNLKLLAKELEVPVVALSQLNRGPEQRNDKKPMLSDLRESGSLEQDADMVILLNRPDIHDKESERAGEADIDVAKHRNGPTRTITVAFQGHYSRFMDMQH, from the coding sequence ATGCCGTCGTACCGGACCGACGAGCGCCGCAGCAACGACCGCACGCCTCCTCAGGACCTGCCCGCCGAGCAGTGCGTGCTCGGGGCGATGCTGATGAGCAAGGACGCCATCGCCGACGTCGTCGAGGTGCTGCGCGCCACCGACTTCTACCGCCCCGCGCATGAGCAGGTCTTCGACGCCATCCTCGACCTCTACGGCAGGGGCGAGCCGGCTGACGCGATCACGGTGGCGGCGGAGCTGACCAAGCGTGGCGAGATCGGACGGGTCGGCGGTGCGCCCTACCTGCACACGCTGCTCGCCAGCGTCCCGGTGGCCGCCAACGCCGGCTACTACGCCGAGATCGTCCGGGAGAAGGCGATTCTGCGCCGGCTGGTCAACGCCTCGATCAAGATCGGCCAGATGAGCTATGCGGCCGAGGGCGACGTCACCGACATCGTCGACCGGGCCCAGGCCGAGGTCTACGGCGTCACCGACCGGCGGGCCAGCGAGGACTACAAGCCACTGTCGGAGCTGATGCAGCCGACGCTGGATGAGATCGAGGCGATCGGTTCGCGCGGTGGGCAGCTGGCCGGCGTCCCCACCGGGTTCGTCGAACTGGACGACCTCACCAACGGGCTGCACGCCGGGCAGATGATCATCGTCGCTGCCCGACCCGGTATGGGTAAGTCGACTCTCGGGCTGGACCTGGCCCGGTCCGCCTCGATCAAGCACGGGCTGACCTCGGCCATCTTCTCGCTCGAGATGTCGCAGATCGAGATCACCATGAGGCTGCTGTCGGCCGAGGCGAACATCCCGCTGAACCACATCCGCAACGGCAAGATGAGCGACGACGACTGGCAGCGGATGGCCCGCAAGATGGGGGAGGTGTCCGAGGCGCCGCTGTTCATCGACGACTCGCCCAACCTGACGATGATGGAGATCCGCGCCAAGGCGCGCCGGCTGCGGCAACGGCACGACCTCAAGCTGGTGGTGATCGACTACATCCAGCTGATGACGTCCGGCAAGAAGGTGGAGTCGCGCCAGCTGGAGGTGTCCGAGTTCTCCCGGAACCTGAAGCTGCTGGCCAAGGAGCTGGAGGTCCCGGTCGTCGCTCTCTCCCAGCTCAACCGTGGCCCGGAGCAGCGCAACGACAAGAAGCCGATGCTGTCGGACCTGCGTGAGTCCGGCTCGCTGGAGCAGGACGCCGACATGGTCATCCTGCTCAACCGGCCCGACATCCACGACAAGGAGTCCGAGCGCGCCGGCGAGGCTGACATCGACGTGGCCAAGCACCGGAACGGGCCCACCCGGACCATCACGGTCGCCTTCCAGGGTCACTACTCCCGCTTCATGGACATGCAGCACTGA
- a CDS encoding metal-sensitive transcriptional regulator — MTEATTSHHGYIGHKDDYLKRLRRIEGQARGLQKMVEEEKYCIDILTQVSAMTKALQSVALGLLDEHLNHCVVGAVEAGGEEADEKLKEASQAIARLVRS, encoded by the coding sequence ATGACGGAAGCCACGACGAGCCACCACGGCTACATCGGTCACAAGGACGACTACCTCAAGCGGCTCCGCCGGATCGAGGGTCAGGCACGCGGCCTGCAGAAGATGGTCGAGGAGGAGAAGTACTGCATCGACATCCTCACCCAGGTCTCAGCCATGACCAAGGCCCTCCAGTCGGTCGCGCTCGGCCTGCTGGACGAACACCTCAATCACTGCGTCGTGGGTGCGGTGGAGGCCGGCGGCGAGGAGGCCGACGAGAAGCTCAAGGAGGCCTCCCAGGCGATCGCCCGGCTGGTCCGCTCCTGA
- a CDS encoding heavy-metal-associated domain-containing protein produces the protein MTTTQYTVTGMTCGHCVHAVTEEVSAIDGVTDVTVSLEDGRMSVTSDAEVPFDAIAAAVDEAGDYTVAAA, from the coding sequence ATGACCACCACCCAGTACACCGTGACCGGCATGACCTGCGGGCACTGCGTCCACGCCGTCACCGAGGAGGTCAGCGCGATCGACGGCGTGACCGACGTGACCGTCAGTCTGGAGGACGGCCGGATGAGCGTCACCAGCGACGCCGAGGTGCCGTTCGACGCCATCGCCGCCGCTGTGGACGAGGCGGGCGACTACACGGTCGCGGCCGCCTGA
- a CDS encoding dihydrofolate reductase family protein, whose product MKTQYYTATSIDGYIADEHNSLDWLFQFGEIDSMEDDYPDFIEAAGAMAMGSTTYQWIIEHEDLLAHPEKWPYTIPTWVFSHRELPTIPGADIRFASGDVAGVHAEMVTAASGRNVWLVGGGDLVGQFHDHGLVDEIILSVAPVTLGAGAPLLPRKITQPMRLISAVNRGDVFAVLTYAVR is encoded by the coding sequence ATGAAGACCCAGTACTACACGGCGACCAGCATCGACGGCTACATCGCCGATGAGCACAACTCGCTGGACTGGTTGTTCCAGTTCGGTGAGATCGACAGCATGGAGGACGACTACCCGGACTTCATCGAGGCAGCCGGTGCGATGGCGATGGGCTCGACCACCTACCAGTGGATCATCGAGCACGAGGACCTGCTCGCGCACCCGGAGAAGTGGCCGTACACGATCCCCACGTGGGTGTTCAGCCACCGCGAGCTGCCCACCATCCCGGGTGCCGATATCCGCTTCGCGTCAGGGGATGTGGCCGGCGTGCACGCGGAGATGGTGACCGCCGCTTCCGGTCGGAACGTGTGGCTCGTCGGTGGCGGTGACCTGGTCGGCCAGTTCCATGATCACGGGCTGGTCGACGAGATCATTCTCAGCGTGGCACCGGTCACCCTGGGAGCCGGCGCGCCACTGCTCCCGCGCAAGATCACCCAGCCGATGCGGCTCATCAGTGCGGTCAACCGCGGGGATGTCTTCGCCGTGCTGACCTACGCGGTCAGGTAA
- a CDS encoding class I SAM-dependent methyltransferase: MSVETAIGSAVPASVDDIPGWFFWLDRAMFRAMLTHQQETPPGHLVELGTYLGKSAVVVGEHRRPAERFVVVDLFESIDALESTEVGQANLRESLRSYRSLTRRAFERNYLAVRGELPDVVAGLSSEVVHHLDPQSVRFMHVDASHLYEAVRGDVESARLLLRPGGLVVFDDIRSEHTPGVTAAVWEAVFTQGLIPVALTTQKLYGVFSDPEPYRAAILELAQRDERIWHEVQQIAGQPVIRLGESARARQQRQAKSRPAPPPPAKQLTLWQRVRRGLARRLR, from the coding sequence GTGAGCGTGGAGACAGCGATCGGTTCTGCCGTCCCGGCGAGTGTCGACGACATCCCCGGCTGGTTCTTCTGGCTGGACCGGGCGATGTTCAGAGCGATGCTGACCCACCAGCAGGAGACTCCGCCGGGTCATCTGGTGGAGCTGGGCACCTACCTCGGCAAGAGTGCTGTAGTGGTCGGAGAGCATCGGCGACCGGCGGAGCGTTTCGTGGTCGTGGACCTGTTCGAGAGCATTGACGCCCTGGAGTCAACCGAGGTGGGACAGGCCAATCTGAGGGAGAGCCTGCGCTCGTACCGGTCGCTGACCCGGCGGGCCTTCGAGCGAAACTACCTGGCCGTGCGGGGCGAGCTGCCCGACGTGGTTGCGGGCTTGAGCTCCGAGGTCGTGCACCACCTTGACCCGCAGTCCGTCCGGTTCATGCACGTCGATGCCTCCCATCTCTACGAGGCGGTACGCGGCGACGTCGAGTCGGCCCGGTTGCTGCTGCGGCCGGGCGGTCTGGTGGTGTTCGACGACATCCGCAGCGAGCACACCCCAGGGGTGACTGCTGCTGTCTGGGAAGCCGTCTTCACCCAGGGCCTGATCCCGGTCGCGCTGACCACCCAGAAGCTGTACGGGGTGTTCAGCGATCCGGAGCCCTATCGGGCGGCCATCCTCGAACTGGCCCAGCGGGACGAGCGCATCTGGCACGAGGTGCAGCAGATCGCCGGCCAGCCGGTGATCCGGCTGGGCGAGTCGGCCAGGGCCAGGCAGCAGCGGCAGGCGAAGAGCCGGCCGGCGCCGCCACCTCCCGCCAAGCAGCTGACGCTGTGGCAACGCGTACGCCGAGGGCTGGCTCGCCGTCTCCGCTGA
- a CDS encoding HdeD family acid-resistance protein has protein sequence MTHTATPTATTAFLAPAGSAGIGMGIISILLGIAVLAWPGMTLLIVAILFGLELLFLGGLRVAAAATMSLGPGWVRVAGVILGLLTVVAGVICFFRPSASLILIAIFLAAGWIAEGIAYFVHAFGQGRRAGGVIWLIVQGIISVIAGIVVAIFPGASLVLLTQVAGILLIVVGVVGLTSAIMQRRGATPRAQTV, from the coding sequence ATGACCCACACCGCAACACCCACTGCCACTACCGCCTTTCTGGCTCCGGCCGGCAGCGCCGGCATCGGGATGGGCATCATCTCCATCCTGCTGGGCATCGCCGTACTCGCCTGGCCGGGCATGACGCTGCTGATCGTTGCCATCCTGTTCGGGCTGGAGCTGCTCTTCCTGGGCGGCCTGCGGGTCGCCGCCGCAGCCACAATGAGCCTCGGACCGGGATGGGTGCGCGTGGCCGGTGTCATCCTGGGCCTGCTGACCGTGGTCGCCGGCGTCATCTGCTTCTTCCGGCCCTCGGCCTCACTGATATTGATCGCCATCTTCCTGGCGGCCGGCTGGATCGCCGAGGGCATCGCCTACTTCGTCCACGCGTTCGGCCAGGGCCGGCGCGCCGGCGGCGTCATCTGGCTGATCGTCCAGGGCATCATCTCGGTCATCGCCGGCATCGTCGTTGCCATCTTCCCAGGGGCCTCGCTGGTGCTGCTGACCCAGGTCGCCGGCATCCTGCTGATCGTGGTCGGCGTGGTAGGGCTGACCAGCGCGATCATGCAGCGCAGGGGCGCGACCCCGCGGGCACAAACGGTCTGA
- a CDS encoding LysM peptidoglycan-binding domain-containing protein: MTRILRGLAALMVLLAGVVGVPVGLVLLGGNPFPGEVSPAALRARLLGPDDGTVLVGLVTVVGWLAWLVFVASVLVEALTVGSGRHGLLRLPGLSRPRRWAALLVVPVAALLAAPVAAQATPAPLRPEPVPDRPAPSEDRSVPVVDEAPSTGSDTRHVVQPGDDLWSLAEHYYGNGRDWRRIAAANPSVLTGGPDRLQPGWRLRIPDPTGPPDDLPAGRRVTVKAGDTLSSIAEAELGSSANWPALYRANRSQLSSPDQIDVGMQLLLPGEQHARHPRAREPVARDETPRPVRPPYRADFPARDPGSVPERPPAATPVHVPAAMAGIGGLLAAGLLAGLAARRRIQLSARPVGRRILHPSPAAQVLESQLDRRARPISLRTLDLAMRAVAAHCRQTETALPALQLARVSDDELELTMAAPAEVAPVGFTVSGCSWRLDRADAEYLKSVPGLNEVARPYPALVSLGRDGDDALILVDLEAAGVLTVDCTDRSAVTALLEAIALELSFSPWAPELTLTVVGERPDLARAVGLPNVTHTPDLDAALDRLGQRAREQRQHLSGGTTPAQQRLEPDLADPWAAEIILVETELSDTQAARLRSILLEEPRPAMAAVVPGGAADASWSLRMERAASTHSGTRWAATLAPYDVDLTPQLIDEDLDRPLLELIGATGSSDTTPAPWWHESSASVESGDNVTFIGARLNGWGREESARVDDMVAGPPDAGTRHPLLRLLGPIDLLGAAGCPPARAEKQCLEYCAWLLEHPGTTAQQMSAALAVAEGTRRSNMSRLRSWLGVDDQGDPYLPDAYSGRIRLHPCVSSDWHRLQLLTATGVNRAATENLRRALDLVRGAPLADAAPGQWHWAEELRTDMSSVIRDIGIELSARALASHDLDLARWAASRSLVAAPEDERLLCARIRTEHAAGNVAAVERLALQLAAHARETGVDIDPETVVLLQQVLEGRPRARLA, encoded by the coding sequence ATGACGCGCATCCTGCGTGGGCTCGCCGCCCTGATGGTCCTGCTGGCCGGCGTTGTCGGGGTGCCAGTCGGGCTGGTGCTGCTCGGGGGCAACCCGTTCCCGGGAGAGGTCAGCCCGGCCGCCCTCCGAGCACGGCTGCTCGGCCCTGACGACGGTACCGTCCTGGTCGGGCTGGTCACCGTGGTCGGCTGGCTGGCCTGGCTGGTGTTCGTGGCCTCCGTCCTGGTCGAGGCCCTGACGGTCGGCTCGGGACGACACGGCCTGCTGCGGCTGCCGGGGCTGAGCCGCCCGCGGCGCTGGGCGGCGCTGCTGGTGGTTCCGGTGGCGGCATTGCTGGCTGCACCGGTGGCGGCCCAGGCGACGCCGGCACCGCTGCGCCCGGAGCCGGTTCCGGATCGGCCCGCGCCCAGCGAGGACCGGTCGGTTCCGGTGGTGGACGAGGCGCCGTCGACCGGCAGCGATACCCGACACGTCGTGCAACCGGGCGACGACCTGTGGAGCCTGGCCGAGCACTACTACGGAAACGGCCGTGACTGGCGCAGGATCGCCGCTGCCAACCCGTCCGTGCTGACCGGTGGGCCCGACCGGCTGCAGCCAGGTTGGCGACTGAGGATTCCGGATCCAACCGGCCCGCCCGACGATCTTCCGGCCGGCCGGAGGGTCACGGTGAAGGCGGGCGACACCCTGTCCTCCATCGCCGAAGCCGAGCTGGGCTCCTCCGCCAACTGGCCTGCCCTGTACCGGGCCAACCGGTCGCAGCTGTCCAGTCCGGACCAGATCGATGTCGGGATGCAGTTGCTCCTCCCCGGTGAGCAGCACGCTCGCCATCCGCGCGCCCGCGAGCCCGTTGCCAGGGACGAGACGCCCCGTCCGGTCCGCCCGCCGTACCGGGCCGACTTCCCTGCTCGGGACCCCGGCTCCGTGCCGGAGCGGCCGCCAGCAGCGACTCCCGTTCACGTCCCGGCGGCGATGGCCGGTATCGGTGGCCTGTTGGCTGCCGGTCTGCTCGCCGGCCTGGCGGCCCGGCGGCGGATCCAGCTGTCGGCCCGACCGGTCGGTCGACGGATCCTCCATCCGAGCCCGGCCGCTCAGGTGCTGGAGTCGCAGCTGGACCGCCGGGCCAGGCCGATCTCTCTGCGCACGCTGGATCTGGCGATGCGCGCCGTCGCCGCGCACTGTCGACAGACCGAGACAGCGCTCCCCGCCCTGCAGCTCGCCCGGGTGTCCGACGACGAGCTGGAGCTGACCATGGCCGCGCCGGCGGAGGTGGCGCCGGTGGGTTTCACGGTCTCCGGTTGCAGCTGGCGACTGGACCGGGCGGACGCGGAGTACCTGAAGTCCGTGCCGGGGCTGAATGAGGTGGCCAGACCGTACCCAGCACTGGTCTCCCTCGGGCGCGACGGCGACGACGCTCTCATCCTGGTCGATCTGGAGGCGGCAGGGGTGCTGACGGTGGACTGCACGGACCGGTCGGCGGTGACGGCACTCCTAGAGGCGATCGCCCTTGAGCTCTCCTTCTCGCCCTGGGCACCCGAGCTGACACTGACGGTGGTCGGGGAGCGACCGGACCTGGCGCGGGCCGTCGGCCTGCCGAACGTCACCCACACCCCGGACCTGGACGCCGCATTGGACCGGCTGGGACAGCGGGCCCGGGAGCAGCGTCAGCATCTGTCCGGCGGTACGACTCCGGCGCAGCAACGGCTCGAACCCGACCTGGCCGACCCGTGGGCAGCGGAGATCATCCTGGTGGAGACGGAGCTGTCGGATACCCAGGCCGCGCGGCTGCGGAGCATCCTGCTCGAGGAGCCGCGGCCCGCGATGGCCGCGGTGGTCCCCGGTGGTGCCGCTGACGCTTCCTGGTCGCTGCGGATGGAGCGCGCGGCCAGCACTCACTCCGGCACGCGGTGGGCGGCCACCCTGGCGCCGTATGACGTCGACCTCACTCCGCAGCTGATCGACGAGGACCTCGACCGGCCGCTGCTCGAGCTGATCGGCGCCACCGGCAGCAGCGACACCACGCCGGCACCCTGGTGGCACGAGTCGTCCGCGTCGGTGGAGTCGGGCGACAACGTCACCTTCATCGGAGCACGTCTGAACGGTTGGGGCAGGGAGGAGTCGGCCAGAGTGGATGACATGGTGGCCGGACCTCCCGACGCGGGGACGCGACATCCGCTGCTGCGCCTGCTGGGACCGATCGACCTGCTCGGGGCTGCCGGGTGTCCGCCGGCCCGGGCGGAGAAGCAGTGCCTCGAGTACTGCGCCTGGCTGTTGGAGCACCCCGGGACCACGGCTCAGCAGATGTCCGCCGCCCTGGCGGTGGCGGAGGGCACCCGCCGGTCCAACATGAGCCGGTTGCGCAGTTGGCTCGGCGTCGATGATCAGGGGGATCCGTATCTGCCGGATGCGTACAGCGGCCGCATCAGGTTGCATCCATGCGTCAGCTCGGACTGGCATCGGCTGCAGCTGCTGACCGCGACCGGGGTCAACCGGGCCGCGACTGAGAACCTTCGCCGAGCACTCGACCTGGTCCGCGGAGCCCCACTGGCCGATGCCGCCCCCGGACAGTGGCACTGGGCCGAGGAGCTGAGGACAGACATGTCCTCGGTCATCCGCGATATCGGGATCGAGCTGAGCGCGCGTGCGCTGGCGTCGCACGATCTCGACCTGGCCAGGTGGGCCGCGTCCAGGAGCCTGGTCGCGGCACCGGAGGACGAGCGGCTGCTCTGTGCCCGGATCAGGACCGAGCACGCGGCCGGCAACGTCGCCGCCGTCGAACGGCTGGCACTGCAGCTGGCCGCGCATGCTCGGGAGACCGGAGTCGACATCGACCCGGAGACGGTCGTGCTGCTGCAGCAGGTGCTCGAGGGCAGACCGAGGGCCAGACTCGCCTAA